One Polaribacter sp. SA4-12 genomic window carries:
- a CDS encoding NTP transferase domain-containing protein, with the protein MKKHKKHTNLERRDNDTFAPNEIAFLGTNCGIISDLVHKISERLSNYKLAYFDASHAKDVAENKLSEFTFHHQGNLQITTYGNVNKFEQRLQFAQYDYVFINGNHYQGAKQILILDEAKEASVLKRLEQLDSIQFVVRLKKETEYFSFLEEKYAQIKNITCYTIDEVDKISNHIHNLIQEKIAPVKGLVLVGGKSTRMGQDKSELDYFGKPQKEVAKELLENNNLETFYSVQNSSENEYEIHDKFLNLGPFGGICSAFQKDPNAAWFVLATDVPFINDEVVQQLLKHRNPSKIATAIKGKGNEFPEPLITIYEPKAYPILLQYLAQGYSCPRKVLINSDVEIVEIDDDFIRNINTPIDFDTAKNEINKL; encoded by the coding sequence ATGAAAAAACATAAAAAACATACAAATTTAGAAAGAAGAGATAATGATACTTTTGCTCCTAATGAAATAGCATTTCTAGGAACAAATTGTGGTATTATTTCAGATTTAGTCCATAAAATTTCTGAGAGATTATCAAACTATAAATTGGCATATTTTGATGCTTCTCACGCAAAAGATGTTGCTGAAAATAAGTTATCAGAATTTACTTTTCATCATCAAGGAAACTTGCAAATTACAACTTATGGAAACGTAAATAAGTTTGAACAACGTTTACAATTTGCACAATATGATTATGTTTTTATCAATGGTAATCATTATCAAGGAGCAAAACAAATTTTAATTTTAGATGAAGCAAAAGAAGCTTCCGTTTTAAAAAGATTAGAGCAGTTAGATAGCATTCAGTTTGTTGTAAGGTTGAAAAAAGAGACGGAGTATTTTTCGTTCTTAGAGGAGAAATATGCACAGATAAAAAATATTACATGCTATACAATTGATGAGGTTGATAAAATTTCAAATCACATTCATAATCTTATTCAAGAAAAAATTGCGCCAGTAAAAGGGTTGGTTTTAGTTGGTGGCAAGAGCACAAGAATGGGGCAAGATAAATCTGAATTAGATTATTTTGGAAAACCTCAAAAGGAAGTTGCAAAAGAATTGTTAGAAAACAATAATTTAGAAACCTTTTATTCAGTTCAAAATTCATCAGAAAACGAATATGAAATTCATGATAAATTTTTGAATTTAGGCCCTTTTGGAGGAATATGTTCTGCTTTTCAAAAAGACCCAAATGCTGCTTGGTTTGTCTTAGCCACGGATGTTCCTTTTATAAATGATGAAGTAGTTCAGCAATTATTAAAACATAGAAATCCAAGTAAAATTGCAACTGCAATTAAAGGAAAGGGAAATGAGTTTCCAGAGCCTTTAATTACTATTTATGAGCCAAAAGCGTATCCTATTTTATTACAATATTTAGCACAAGGATATTCTTGTCCTAGAAAAGTATTAATTAATTCTGATGTAGAAATTGTTGAAATTGATGATGATTTTATCAGAAATATTAATACTCCTATAGACTTTGATACTGCTAAAAACGAGATAAATAAGTTGTAA
- a CDS encoding sensor histidine kinase, translated as MKSFLNIILFLIAFNSFGQKEPAINATHKVEAFILEKKLDSANYYLKSVKDESYKDILQKIIDKKEVSSKEYYIFTSRLGNRQSIKYKRVSEFINNNVKEPLGEKIDLDYVENKWTQVSKLRDEVGLNEASEIQKSLEDYVNKFKDTDRDVLIAKTKIKTHPIVMYQIQNDVENGKKLCLESLEAAKKLNSKKLQIVFLYHLSDFLIIEGKLQEYIDVSEKSLKLEKELPETSSYYHATVEHLIDAYIYKGENNKKVVLLINELYENPSVRINTYSLYAKLVSRLDVGSPQKIEIFNKFNVKSVPELISKLKKLGKDLNPNDFFHLINNGSRALVSHGFLNEAINYKDEAIIITRKIYAEDLSKSLASFRTEQAVKEKEKEIAHEKEKTTLYSVIAFLAIILLIITLVVLRKIKKQSGELKEKNCIIKKTLKEKELLVKEVHHRVKNNFQIVSSLLELQTKGIEDEKALELANQGKNRVKSMALIHQKLYQNEGGLIDFDEYIRTLIKELSSMYSSKDNVKTTVSSEDMMFDVDTAIPLGLIINEIITNSYKYAFRNDKENNLSISIHKEDNDDYKLVIEDNGPGLSKNLDVKKAKSLGLRLVNRLVKQLHGTLEQTNKKGAKFEIHFKDSSARQLVN; from the coding sequence ATGAAATCATTTTTAAACATCATTTTATTTCTAATAGCATTTAATTCTTTTGGGCAAAAAGAACCTGCAATAAACGCAACTCATAAAGTTGAAGCGTTTATTTTAGAAAAAAAGTTAGATTCTGCTAATTATTATCTAAAATCAGTTAAAGATGAATCGTATAAAGATATTCTGCAGAAAATAATAGACAAAAAAGAGGTTTCTTCTAAAGAATACTACATATTTACCTCTAGACTTGGTAATAGACAATCAATCAAGTATAAAAGAGTTTCAGAGTTTATTAATAATAATGTCAAAGAACCTTTAGGGGAAAAGATTGATTTAGATTATGTAGAAAATAAATGGACTCAAGTTTCTAAATTGAGAGATGAAGTAGGTTTAAATGAAGCTTCAGAAATACAAAAAAGTTTAGAGGATTATGTAAATAAATTTAAAGATACAGATAGAGATGTTTTAATAGCAAAGACTAAAATTAAGACGCATCCTATTGTAATGTATCAAATTCAAAATGATGTAGAAAATGGAAAAAAATTATGTCTAGAAAGTTTAGAAGCTGCAAAAAAATTAAATAGCAAAAAATTACAAATTGTTTTCTTATATCATCTTTCAGATTTTTTAATTATTGAAGGGAAACTACAAGAATATATTGATGTTAGTGAAAAAAGTCTTAAGCTAGAAAAAGAGTTACCAGAAACGTCATCTTATTATCATGCTACAGTAGAACATTTAATTGATGCATATATTTACAAAGGAGAAAACAATAAAAAAGTAGTATTACTTATTAATGAGTTGTATGAAAACCCATCTGTAAGAATAAATACGTATTCACTATATGCAAAGTTAGTTTCGAGATTAGACGTGGGTTCGCCACAAAAAATAGAAATATTTAATAAGTTTAATGTTAAAAGTGTACCGGAACTTATATCTAAACTTAAAAAGTTAGGTAAAGATTTAAATCCAAATGATTTTTTTCACCTCATAAATAATGGCTCTAGAGCTTTGGTTTCTCATGGTTTTTTAAATGAAGCTATTAATTATAAAGATGAAGCAATTATAATTACAAGAAAGATATACGCAGAAGATTTATCTAAATCCTTAGCTAGTTTTAGAACTGAACAGGCAGTAAAAGAAAAGGAAAAGGAAATAGCACATGAAAAAGAAAAAACAACACTTTATAGTGTTATTGCTTTTCTAGCCATCATTCTATTAATAATTACATTAGTCGTCTTAAGAAAAATAAAAAAACAATCAGGAGAACTAAAAGAGAAGAATTGTATTATAAAAAAAACATTAAAAGAGAAAGAGTTATTGGTTAAAGAAGTGCATCATAGAGTAAAAAACAACTTTCAAATTGTATCAAGTTTACTTGAGTTGCAAACTAAGGGAATTGAAGATGAAAAAGCATTAGAATTAGCAAATCAAGGAAAGAATAGAGTAAAATCGATGGCTTTAATTCATCAGAAATTATATCAAAACGAAGGTGGATTAATCGATTTTGATGAATATATAAGAACTTTAATAAAAGAGCTATCATCAATGTATTCTTCAAAAGACAATGTAAAAACTACTGTTTCTTCGGAGGACATGATGTTTGATGTAGATACAGCAATTCCTTTGGGGTTAATTATAAATGAAATAATTACGAATTCTTATAAATATGCCTTTAGAAATGATAAAGAAAATAATTTATCAATTTCAATTCACAAAGAAGATAATGATGATTATAAATTGGTGATCGAAGATAATGGACCAGGTTTATCTAAAAATCTTGATGTAAAAAAGGCTAAAAGTTTAGGTTTACGTTTGGTAAATAGATTGGTAAAACAACTGCATGGAACTTTAGAGCAAACTAATAAAAAAGGAGCAAAATTCGAAATTCATTTTAAAGATAGTAGCGCAAGACAATTAGTAAATTAG
- a CDS encoding YeeE/YedE family protein, giving the protein MEFITQPWPWYVGGPLIAFVLFLTFYFGQAFGVSKSLETFCTIGGAGKISDYFKVDLKERKWSLFFVAGIIIGGFISSEFLMQSQAIDLNPETVIELADLGFANAGSSYLPEEIFSLESLLTVKGFLILIGAGVLIGFGTRYAGGCTSGHAITGLSSLQFPSLLATIGFFIGGLIMTWFLIPLIF; this is encoded by the coding sequence ATGGAGTTTATTACACAACCTTGGCCTTGGTATGTTGGTGGGCCACTAATTGCTTTTGTACTATTTTTAACCTTCTATTTTGGACAAGCATTTGGAGTTTCTAAAAGTTTAGAAACTTTTTGTACAATTGGTGGAGCAGGGAAAATTTCTGATTATTTTAAAGTAGATTTAAAAGAAAGAAAATGGAGCTTATTTTTTGTAGCAGGAATTATTATTGGAGGTTTTATTTCTTCAGAATTTTTAATGCAATCTCAAGCAATAGATTTAAACCCAGAAACAGTTATAGAATTAGCCGATTTAGGTTTTGCAAATGCAGGAAGTTCTTATTTACCAGAAGAAATTTTTAGTTTAGAAAGTTTACTAACTGTAAAAGGATTTTTAATTTTAATTGGCGCTGGAGTTTTAATTGGTTTTGGAACTCGTTATGCAGGAGGTTGTACTTCTGGTCATGCAATTACAGGTTTAAGTAGTTTACAATTCCCTTCTTTATTAGCAACAATTGGGTTTTTTATTGGTGGTTTAATAATGACGTGGTTTTTAATCCCTTTAATTTTTTAG
- a CDS encoding YeeE/YedE family protein: MKNIKFLIIGVLFGIILSKTEVVSWYRIYEMFKFQSFHMYGVIGSAVVIGIVLMQLFKKGVIKDYLGNQVIVQEKEKGYIKTILGGTIFGLGWALSGACPGPLYVLIGQGFLPILIVLLGAVLGAFIYGLVSKKLPN; encoded by the coding sequence ATGAAAAATATTAAATTTTTAATAATAGGAGTTTTATTCGGAATCATTTTAAGTAAAACAGAAGTAGTTTCTTGGTACAGAATTTACGAAATGTTTAAGTTTCAATCTTTTCATATGTATGGTGTAATTGGTAGCGCAGTTGTTATCGGAATTGTATTAATGCAACTCTTTAAAAAAGGAGTAATTAAAGATTATTTAGGAAATCAAGTTATTGTACAAGAAAAGGAAAAAGGATATATAAAAACAATTCTTGGAGGAACCATTTTTGGTTTAGGTTGGGCTTTATCGGGTGCTTGTCCAGGTCCATTATATGTACTTATTGGTCAAGGTTTTTTACCAATTTTAATTGTACTTTTAGGAGCAGTTTTAGGAGCTTTCATTTATGGATTAGTGAGTAAAAAATTACCAAACTAG
- a CDS encoding 3-deoxy-D-manno-octulosonic acid transferase: MKFLYNFVVFITSLLLPIIALFNKKIKLFINGRNETFSKISKLKNSKTIWFHAASLGEFEQARPIIEELKKHYTEYKILVTFFSPSGYEIRKNYNLADVICYLPLDSKSNARKFIKEVNPSLAVFIKYEFWPNLLNELKLKEIPTILVSGVLREKQLFFKSYGGFMKDSLKAFHHFFVQDENSKKLLNSINFDNVTVAGDTRFDRVSKILEQDNSLDFINEFKNNKYTIVAGSTWQEGEAFLVDYINNTALEDEKFIIAPHNIKQEAILELQKSINKKTVLFSAKADKNLSEYTVFIIDTIGILTKIYAAADIAYVGGGLKTGLHNILEPATFGIPVVIGNKYDKFKEAVDLVKIGGCISIKNGEEFTESFIKLKKDENFRRLTGVINKRYIQDNFGATKLIMNYLKNTI; this comes from the coding sequence ATGAAATTTTTATACAATTTTGTCGTTTTTATTACTTCTCTTTTGCTGCCAATAATAGCGTTGTTTAATAAAAAAATTAAATTATTTATTAATGGAAGAAATGAAACGTTTTCTAAAATCTCTAAATTAAAGAATTCAAAAACTATTTGGTTTCATGCAGCTTCTTTAGGTGAGTTTGAGCAGGCCAGACCTATCATCGAAGAATTAAAAAAACACTATACTGAGTATAAGATTTTAGTTACTTTTTTTTCACCTTCAGGATATGAAATCAGAAAAAACTATAATTTAGCAGATGTAATTTGTTATTTGCCTTTAGACTCTAAATCGAATGCAAGAAAATTTATAAAAGAAGTGAATCCTTCTTTGGCAGTTTTTATAAAGTATGAGTTTTGGCCAAATCTTTTAAATGAGTTAAAGTTAAAAGAAATTCCAACAATTTTAGTTTCTGGTGTTTTAAGAGAAAAGCAATTATTCTTTAAAAGTTATGGTGGTTTTATGAAAGACTCTTTAAAAGCCTTTCATCACTTTTTTGTTCAAGATGAAAACTCTAAGAAATTATTAAATTCAATTAATTTTGATAATGTTACAGTTGCAGGAGACACGCGTTTCGATAGAGTTTCTAAGATTTTAGAGCAAGATAATTCTCTTGATTTTATTAATGAATTTAAAAACAATAAATACACAATTGTAGCAGGAAGTACTTGGCAAGAAGGAGAAGCGTTTTTGGTTGATTACATAAATAATACTGCATTAGAAGATGAGAAGTTTATTATAGCACCTCATAATATTAAGCAAGAAGCTATTTTAGAATTACAGAAATCTATCAATAAAAAAACTGTTTTATTTTCAGCTAAAGCTGATAAAAACCTGTCAGAATACACTGTATTTATAATTGATACAATCGGAATTTTAACCAAAATTTATGCAGCAGCAGATATTGCTTATGTTGGAGGAGGTTTAAAAACAGGTTTACATAATATTTTAGAACCAGCAACTTTCGGAATTCCTGTAGTGATTGGAAATAAATACGACAAATTTAAAGAAGCTGTAGATTTGGTTAAAATAGGAGGTTGTATTTCTATTAAAAACGGAGAAGAATTTACAGAGAGTTTTATCAAGTTAAAAAAAGATGAAAACTTTAGAAGATTAACGGGAGTTATCAATAAAAGGTATATTCAAGATAACTTTGGGGCAACGAAATTAATTATGAATTATTTAAAGAATACAATATAA
- a CDS encoding molybdopterin molybdotransferase MoeA, which translates to MISVEKALETVLNSTQGSGVEEIPFIKSVGRILKEDILADRDFPPFNRVSMDGITIDYTSFKNGQRSFEIEGIQAAGSKQITLNNAENCIEVMTGAVLPNNANTVIRYEDVTIENRVATINVDSLNDGQNIHNKGKDGKVGDLLIKQNTKISAAEIGVLATVGKSFVKVAKQPKVMIVSTGDELVGVNEIPLEHQIRRSNVFTLVSLLEKLNIPSETAHITDDKPILKSKIKSFLQEYDVLLFSGAVSKGKFDFLPEVFDELSVEKLFHKITQRPGKPFWFGSAASLSISEQNVYPNEKDNNCKKTIVFGFPGNPISTFVNCLAYFYPWYYKSVGLEVEKETAILSADVTFKPSLTYFLQVKLNSRFGHLIATPITGNGSGDLGSLVKTDAFIQLPDDITTFKKGDIFPIIRYR; encoded by the coding sequence ATGATTTCAGTAGAAAAAGCTTTAGAAACTGTTTTAAATTCAACTCAAGGTTCTGGAGTTGAAGAAATTCCGTTTATAAAATCAGTTGGTAGAATTTTAAAAGAAGATATTCTCGCAGATAGAGATTTTCCTCCATTCAATAGAGTTTCTATGGATGGAATTACAATTGATTATACTTCATTCAAAAACGGACAAAGAAGCTTTGAAATTGAAGGTATTCAAGCTGCGGGAAGTAAACAAATCACTTTAAATAACGCTGAAAATTGTATTGAAGTGATGACAGGCGCGGTTTTACCAAACAATGCAAACACTGTTATTAGATACGAAGATGTAACTATCGAAAATAGAGTAGCAACGATTAATGTAGATTCATTAAATGATGGGCAAAACATCCATAATAAAGGAAAAGACGGTAAAGTTGGCGATTTATTAATCAAGCAAAACACCAAAATATCAGCAGCAGAAATAGGAGTTCTAGCAACTGTTGGTAAATCGTTTGTAAAAGTAGCAAAACAACCAAAAGTAATGATTGTTTCTACAGGTGATGAATTGGTTGGTGTAAATGAAATTCCGCTAGAACATCAAATAAGAAGAAGCAATGTTTTTACCTTAGTTTCTTTGTTAGAGAAATTAAATATTCCTTCAGAAACAGCACATATAACAGATGATAAACCTATTTTAAAATCTAAAATTAAAAGCTTTTTACAAGAATATGATGTATTGCTTTTTAGTGGAGCAGTTAGTAAAGGTAAGTTCGATTTTTTACCAGAAGTTTTTGATGAATTAAGTGTAGAAAAACTGTTTCATAAAATTACTCAAAGACCAGGGAAACCTTTCTGGTTCGGAAGCGCAGCTTCTTTAAGTATTAGTGAACAGAATGTTTATCCGAATGAAAAAGATAATAATTGCAAGAAAACAATTGTGTTCGGATTTCCTGGGAATCCGATTTCTACATTTGTAAATTGTTTAGCGTATTTTTATCCTTGGTATTACAAATCAGTAGGATTAGAAGTTGAAAAAGAAACTGCAATTTTATCAGCAGATGTTACTTTTAAACCGAGTTTAACGTACTTTTTACAAGTGAAATTAAATTCTAGATTTGGACATTTAATTGCAACTCCAATTACAGGAAATGGATCTGGAGATTTAGGGAGTTTGGTAAAAACAGATGCTTTTATTCAATTACCAGATGATATAACCACGTTTAAAAAAGGAGATATTTTTCCTATAATAAGATATAGATAA
- the moaA gene encoding GTP 3',8-cyclase MoaA, translated as MSKLVDNFGRQMEYVRLAVTDRCNLRCQYCMPAKGIDIVPRQELLSFKEMYRLIRVLTELGVNKVRLTGGEPFVRKDFVGFLEMLSYNDLLDEINITTNGALISHHISKIEKLEKVKKINLSIDSLHREKFAKITRRDVFPEVYKTFEILEKSSLNLKLNVVVQSGFNTDEIVDFVRLTKDKNVAVRFIEEMPFNGKGQRDMQENWTFKKILNEIKTEFDVTEVYSGKSSTSRNYAIDNHLGSVGIIPAFTRTICGDCNRIRITSTGTFKNCLFDDGVFNLRDFIRKGASNDDLKELFLGLVKEKPENGFIAEANRKDGGASESMSTIGG; from the coding sequence ATGAGTAAATTAGTAGACAATTTTGGAAGACAAATGGAATATGTGCGATTGGCAGTTACAGATCGCTGTAATTTGCGTTGCCAATATTGTATGCCTGCTAAAGGAATTGATATTGTTCCAAGACAAGAGTTACTTTCTTTTAAAGAAATGTATCGTTTAATTCGTGTGTTAACAGAATTGGGGGTAAATAAAGTACGTTTAACAGGCGGAGAACCTTTTGTTCGTAAAGATTTTGTTGGTTTTTTAGAAATGTTGTCTTATAATGATTTGTTAGATGAAATTAATATAACAACAAATGGCGCTTTAATTTCTCATCATATTTCTAAAATTGAAAAATTAGAAAAAGTTAAAAAAATCAACCTAAGTATAGATAGTTTACATAGAGAAAAGTTTGCGAAAATTACTAGAAGAGACGTTTTTCCGGAAGTTTATAAAACATTTGAAATCCTAGAAAAAAGTAGTTTAAATTTAAAACTGAATGTAGTTGTACAATCTGGTTTTAATACTGATGAAATAGTCGATTTTGTAAGACTGACAAAAGATAAAAATGTTGCAGTACGCTTTATTGAAGAAATGCCTTTTAATGGAAAAGGGCAACGCGATATGCAAGAGAATTGGACTTTTAAAAAGATTTTAAACGAGATAAAAACTGAGTTTGATGTTACTGAGGTTTACTCAGGAAAATCATCTACATCAAGAAATTATGCAATTGATAATCATTTAGGTTCTGTTGGTATTATTCCAGCTTTTACAAGAACTATTTGTGGAGATTGTAATAGAATTAGAATTACGAGTACAGGAACTTTTAAAAATTGTTTGTTTGATGATGGTGTTTTTAATCTTCGAGATTTTATACGAAAAGGAGCTTCTAATGACGATTTAAAAGAACTCTTTTTAGGTTTAGTAAAAGAGAAGCCAGAAAATGGTTTTATAGCAGAAGCAAATAGAAAAGATGGTGGCGCTTCTGAAAGTATGAGTACAATTGGAGGATAG
- a CDS encoding LytR/AlgR family response regulator transcription factor has product MSKVKILVVEDEVIIADNICDALDGLGYKALEPAINYTEAILRIEEEKPDIAILDIQLSGKKTGIDIAKKIKESYNFPFIFLTSNSDAFTVNLAKEVMPPAYLVKPFSKDELYTSIEIALHNFSKKIGEVDTENLIIKDSLFVKDKGSYSKIHFDDILYLKSSHVYIEIVLKSNKKMVVRTSLNDILEKLNDNFVRVHRGFIINTKYLSQITQTSVKILSEEIPIGKKYKEDIVKRINLI; this is encoded by the coding sequence ATGAGTAAAGTGAAGATTTTAGTTGTTGAAGATGAGGTGATTATTGCAGATAATATTTGTGATGCTTTAGATGGTTTAGGTTATAAAGCTTTAGAACCAGCAATAAATTATACAGAAGCAATACTTAGAATAGAAGAAGAAAAACCAGATATTGCTATTTTAGATATTCAATTGTCTGGAAAAAAAACAGGAATAGATATTGCAAAAAAGATTAAAGAATCTTATAACTTTCCTTTTATTTTTCTCACATCTAATTCAGATGCATTTACAGTAAATTTAGCTAAAGAGGTAATGCCTCCTGCATATTTGGTAAAACCATTTTCTAAGGATGAACTATATACATCTATTGAAATAGCACTTCATAATTTTTCTAAAAAAATTGGTGAGGTAGATACTGAAAATCTAATAATTAAAGATTCACTTTTTGTAAAAGATAAAGGGTCTTATAGCAAAATACATTTTGATGATATTTTGTATCTAAAAAGTTCACATGTGTATATTGAGATTGTTTTAAAATCTAATAAGAAAATGGTTGTAAGAACAAGTTTGAATGATATTTTAGAAAAACTAAATGATAATTTTGTTAGAGTGCACAGAGGTTTTATTATAAATACCAAGTATTTATCTCAAATAACACAAACATCTGTTAAGATTTTAAGTGAGGAAATTCCAATAGGAAAGAAATATAAGGAAGATATCGTAAAAAGAATTAATTTAATTTAG
- the rpmA gene encoding 50S ribosomal protein L27: MAHKKGVGSSKNGRESESKRLGVKIFGGQAAIAGNIIVRQRGTTHNPGENVYMGKDHTLHAKVDGVVEFRKKRNNRSYVSITPFEA; encoded by the coding sequence ATGGCACATAAAAAAGGAGTAGGTAGTTCGAAGAATGGTAGAGAATCAGAATCGAAAAGACTAGGTGTAAAAATATTTGGAGGACAAGCTGCAATTGCAGGGAACATTATTGTTCGTCAAAGAGGAACAACTCACAATCCAGGAGAAAACGTTTACATGGGTAAAGATCATACTTTACATGCAAAAGTTGACGGTGTTGTAGAATTCCGTAAGAAAAGAAATAATAGATCTTATGTATCTATTACTCCATTTGAAGCTTAA
- the rplU gene encoding 50S ribosomal protein L21: protein MYAIVEMAGQQFKVAKDQKVYVHRLQGEVGSKVTFDNVLLIDEKGNVTIGAPAIEGASVTAQILSHLKGDKVIVFKKKRRKGYIKKNGHRQYLSEIQIESIATSGAKKSAKKESAPKAEVKGEATTDYSSMTVAELKAAAKEQGISGYTSLKKVELIEALTK, encoded by the coding sequence ATGTACGCAATCGTAGAGATGGCAGGGCAGCAGTTTAAAGTTGCAAAAGACCAAAAAGTTTACGTTCACCGTTTACAAGGAGAAGTAGGATCAAAAGTAACTTTTGATAATGTACTTTTAATTGATGAAAAAGGTAACGTTACAATTGGCGCCCCAGCTATAGAAGGAGCTTCAGTAACAGCTCAAATTTTAAGTCACTTAAAAGGTGATAAAGTAATCGTCTTCAAGAAGAAAAGAAGAAAAGGTTATATTAAGAAAAATGGACACAGACAGTATTTAAGTGAGATTCAGATTGAATCTATCGCTACTTCTGGTGCTAAAAAATCAGCTAAAAAGGAGTCTGCTCCTAAAGCTGAAGTAAAAGGAGAAGCTACAACAGATTATAGTTCTATGACTGTTGCAGAATTAAAAGCAGCTGCTAAAGAACAAGGTATCTCTGGGTATACTTCTTTAAAGAAAGTTGAATTAATTGAGGCTTTAACTAAATAA
- the moaC gene encoding cyclic pyranopterin monophosphate synthase MoaC: MSEFSHLNKKGNPKMVNVSDKKITKRTAIAKATMFLGKEVIVHFTNDELITKKGPVFQTAIIAGIQGVKKTSELIPMCHPLLINGVDIDINIIDSENIEVFCEVTITGKTGVEMEALTGANITCLTIYDMCKSISQEMIIKEVKLLVKTGGKSDINN; encoded by the coding sequence ATGAGTGAATTCAGTCATTTAAACAAAAAAGGAAATCCTAAAATGGTAAATGTTTCTGATAAGAAAATTACCAAAAGAACAGCAATTGCAAAAGCAACAATGTTTTTAGGGAAAGAAGTAATTGTTCATTTTACAAATGATGAGTTAATCACTAAAAAGGGACCTGTTTTTCAAACGGCAATTATTGCAGGAATTCAAGGTGTTAAAAAAACATCAGAATTGATACCAATGTGTCATCCATTATTGATTAATGGAGTTGATATTGATATCAATATTATAGATTCTGAAAATATAGAAGTTTTTTGTGAAGTTACGATTACAGGAAAAACTGGTGTAGAAATGGAAGCTTTAACGGGTGCAAATATTACTTGTTTAACTATTTATGATATGTGTAAAAGTATCAGTCAGGAGATGATAATTAAAGAAGTAAAATTGCTAGTTAAAACTGGAGGGAAATCGGATATTAATAATTAA